A single genomic interval of Macadamia integrifolia cultivar HAES 741 chromosome 6, SCU_Mint_v3, whole genome shotgun sequence harbors:
- the LOC122082000 gene encoding protein CbbX-like isoform X2, with amino-acid sequence MACTPLHISAGYNNVEIVKLLLDWRGTEKVELEAKNMYRQTPLHTAAKNGRIDAAKVLLDHGAIVEAKDDNGMTPLHVAVCYAYRAAFSPNVEYNGDHFLTVKTLLEYNADCSAKDNEGFTPLNHLSLGPQGEKMRELFHLHIKQKRRSEAIGPRGDMKENMDKIEETLANLVGLHELKLQLRKWAKGMLLDEKRRALGLKVAARKPPHMAFLGNPGTGKTMVARILGRLLYMVGILPTDIVTEVQRSDLIGEYIGYTGPKTRRKIKEAEGGILFVDEAYRLIPSLNSDDKDYGLEALEEIMSVMDSGKVVVIFAGYSEPMNRVISSNEGFRRRVTKFFFFSDFSSKELAQMLLLNLKNQEECSSLYGFKLHPSCTVDAITYLIEKGTTEKQRKEMNGGLIDSLLVNARENLDLRLDSDSEDADKLITITLKDLEAGLRSLSQ; translated from the exons ATGGCATGCACACCACTTCATATTTCTGCTGGTTACAATAATGTCGAGATAGTTAAGCTTCTGCTTGATTGGCGAGGAACAGAAAAGGTTGAGTTGGAGGCCAAAAATATG TATAGACAAACCCCATTGCATACGGCTGCAAAGAATGGTCGTATTGATGCAGCAAAAGTGCTTCTTGATCATGGTGCTATTGTAGAGGCTAAAgatgat AATGGAATGACTCCCTTGCACGTTGCAGTATGTTACGCATACCGTGCTGCTTTTTCCCCAAATGTCGAGTACAATGGTGATCATTTCCTAACTGTGAAGACATTGCTCGAGTACAATGCTGATTGCAGTGCCAAGGACAAT GAGGGCTTTACTCCACTGAATCATCTATCACTAGGTCCACAAGGTGAAAAGATGCGGGAGCTTTTCCATTTGCATATTAAACAGAAGAGGAGAAGCGAAGCCATTGGACCCCGCGGTGACATGAAAGAGAATATGGATAAAATTGAAGAGACATTAGCAAATCTTGTGgggttgcatgagctcaagctaCAACTACGAAAATGGGCTAAGGGAATGCTCTTAGATGAGAAGCGGAGAGCCCTTGGGCTAAAAGTTGCTGCACGGAAGCCTCCTCATATGGCATTCCTTGGAAATCCTGGAACAG GTAAAACAATGGTTGCTCGAATTCTTGGAAGACTACTCTATATGGTGGGAATTTTACCTACTGACATAGTAACTGAAGTgcagaggagtgatttgattggAGAATATATTGGGTATACAGGACCCAAGACTAGAAGAAAG ATCAAGGAAGCAGAGGGAGGAATTCTCTTTGTGGATGAAGCCTATCGTCTGATACCCAGTCTGAATTCTGATGATAAGGACTATGGGTTGGAGGCCTTAGAGGAGATCATGTCTGTCATGGACAGTGGAAAAGTCGTCGTCATATTTGCTGGCTACAGTGAACCAATGAATCGGGTAATCTCCTCAAATGAAGGTTTCCGCAGAAGAGTGAccaaattctttttctttagtgACTTCAGTTCTAAAGAACTAGCTCAGATGCTCCTTctaaatctgaaaaatcaaGAAGAATGCAGTTCACTGTATGGGTTCAAGTTGCACCCATCATGTACTGTGGATGCCATCACATATCTGATAGAGAAAGGAACGACAGAGAAGCAGCGCAAGGAAATGAATGGAGGCCTAATAGATTCATTGCTTGTCAACGCTAGAGAGAACCTGGACCTTAGGCTTGATTCTGATTCTGAAGATGCAGATAAGCTAATTACAATCACCCTTAAAGATCTAGAAGCAGGCCTTCGGTCGCTATCCCAATGA
- the LOC122082000 gene encoding protein CfxQ homolog isoform X3: MYRQTPLHTAAKNGRIDAAKVLLDHGAIVEAKDDNGMTPLHVAVCYAYRAAFSPNVEYNGDHFLTVKTLLEYNADCSAKDNEGFTPLNHLSLGPQGEKMRELFHLHIKQKRRSEAIGPRGDMKENMDKIEETLANLVGLHELKLQLRKWAKGMLLDEKRRALGLKVAARKPPHMAFLGNPGTGKTMVARILGRLLYMVGILPTDIVTEVQRSDLIGEYIGYTGPKTRRKIKEAEGGILFVDEAYRLIPSLNSDDKDYGLEALEEIMSVMDSGKVVVIFAGYSEPMNRVISSNEGFRRRVTKFFFFSDFSSKELAQMLLLNLKNQEECSSLYGFKLHPSCTVDAITYLIEKGTTEKQRKEMNGGLIDSLLVNARENLDLRLDSDSEDADKLITITLKDLEAGLRSLSQ, from the exons ATG TATAGACAAACCCCATTGCATACGGCTGCAAAGAATGGTCGTATTGATGCAGCAAAAGTGCTTCTTGATCATGGTGCTATTGTAGAGGCTAAAgatgat AATGGAATGACTCCCTTGCACGTTGCAGTATGTTACGCATACCGTGCTGCTTTTTCCCCAAATGTCGAGTACAATGGTGATCATTTCCTAACTGTGAAGACATTGCTCGAGTACAATGCTGATTGCAGTGCCAAGGACAAT GAGGGCTTTACTCCACTGAATCATCTATCACTAGGTCCACAAGGTGAAAAGATGCGGGAGCTTTTCCATTTGCATATTAAACAGAAGAGGAGAAGCGAAGCCATTGGACCCCGCGGTGACATGAAAGAGAATATGGATAAAATTGAAGAGACATTAGCAAATCTTGTGgggttgcatgagctcaagctaCAACTACGAAAATGGGCTAAGGGAATGCTCTTAGATGAGAAGCGGAGAGCCCTTGGGCTAAAAGTTGCTGCACGGAAGCCTCCTCATATGGCATTCCTTGGAAATCCTGGAACAG GTAAAACAATGGTTGCTCGAATTCTTGGAAGACTACTCTATATGGTGGGAATTTTACCTACTGACATAGTAACTGAAGTgcagaggagtgatttgattggAGAATATATTGGGTATACAGGACCCAAGACTAGAAGAAAG ATCAAGGAAGCAGAGGGAGGAATTCTCTTTGTGGATGAAGCCTATCGTCTGATACCCAGTCTGAATTCTGATGATAAGGACTATGGGTTGGAGGCCTTAGAGGAGATCATGTCTGTCATGGACAGTGGAAAAGTCGTCGTCATATTTGCTGGCTACAGTGAACCAATGAATCGGGTAATCTCCTCAAATGAAGGTTTCCGCAGAAGAGTGAccaaattctttttctttagtgACTTCAGTTCTAAAGAACTAGCTCAGATGCTCCTTctaaatctgaaaaatcaaGAAGAATGCAGTTCACTGTATGGGTTCAAGTTGCACCCATCATGTACTGTGGATGCCATCACATATCTGATAGAGAAAGGAACGACAGAGAAGCAGCGCAAGGAAATGAATGGAGGCCTAATAGATTCATTGCTTGTCAACGCTAGAGAGAACCTGGACCTTAGGCTTGATTCTGATTCTGAAGATGCAGATAAGCTAATTACAATCACCCTTAAAGATCTAGAAGCAGGCCTTCGGTCGCTATCCCAATGA